One region of Microbacterium sufflavum genomic DNA includes:
- a CDS encoding ABC transporter permease: MSLANIGIIARLELTQRLRSVGWYVLLGVFALVLLGITGLAFAVYSWGDAVGAGVYSIVVNIVLLLVVLVSPTLSGNAINGDRDAATLGAIQVTAASTGDIMLGKLLAAIATGGAFLLVAVPFLALSLLGGGADPLVLLVSLLVLAAEIVVVAAIGVGLSGLIARPLFSVAATYLVVSGLVVGTLIVFALGGMAIRSEATSYSRPYDANGNVECDRWEVSTTYEAPRFDLVWWALAANPFVVLADATPTEFSRDGYPVDLFGQIKYGLRSAQQSPLEQRWDECDTDGNYRTPQEVIESSVPSWFVGLGVQVVIAGSLFAGAWARTRTPARRLPPGTRIA; this comes from the coding sequence ATGAGTCTCGCGAACATCGGCATCATCGCCCGGCTCGAACTCACGCAGCGGCTGCGGAGCGTCGGCTGGTACGTGCTCCTCGGCGTCTTCGCCCTCGTGCTGCTGGGCATCACCGGGCTCGCGTTCGCCGTGTACTCCTGGGGCGACGCGGTCGGCGCCGGGGTGTACTCCATCGTCGTCAACATCGTGCTGCTGCTCGTGGTGCTCGTCTCGCCGACGCTCAGCGGCAACGCGATCAACGGCGACCGCGATGCCGCCACCCTCGGCGCCATCCAGGTCACGGCCGCGTCGACCGGCGACATCATGCTGGGCAAGCTCCTCGCCGCCATCGCGACCGGTGGGGCGTTCCTGCTCGTCGCCGTGCCGTTCCTGGCGCTGTCGTTGCTCGGTGGCGGCGCCGATCCGCTCGTGCTCCTGGTGTCACTGCTCGTGCTCGCGGCCGAGATCGTGGTGGTGGCCGCGATCGGGGTCGGGCTCAGCGGGCTCATCGCGCGCCCCCTGTTCTCCGTCGCGGCCACCTACCTCGTCGTCTCGGGGCTCGTGGTGGGCACGCTGATCGTCTTCGCGCTGGGCGGCATGGCCATCCGCAGCGAGGCCACCAGCTACAGCCGTCCGTACGACGCGAACGGCAACGTCGAGTGCGACCGGTGGGAGGTGTCGACGACCTACGAGGCGCCGCGCTTCGACCTGGTGTGGTGGGCGCTCGCCGCGAACCCGTTCGTGGTGCTCGCGGACGCCACGCCCACCGAGTTCTCCAGGGACGGGTACCCCGTCGACCTGTTCGGCCAGATCAAGTACGGCCTGCGCAGCGCCCAGCAGTCACCGCTGGAGCAGCGGTGGGACGAGTGCGACACGGACGGGAACTACCGCACGCCGCAGGAGGTCATCGAGTCGTCGGTGCCCAGCTGGTTCGTGGGGCTC
- a CDS encoding ABC transporter ATP-binding protein — MTGILVQDVSRAFGTVQAVRSATLRAEPGKVTGLVGPNGAGKTTLLLMLASLLAPDTGTIRIGGVDPAEDPLAARRLLGWMPDALGAWPSLTARETIVTTARLYGITAADAAVRAQQLLALVGLGELADSPAKVLSRGQKQKLGLARALVHDPQVLLLDEPASGLDPEARVQLRVLLRRFAAEGRTILISSHILSELEEVVDDAVFLVAGSVVDAAPAQSSVRAWRIRLAGVTPERLSADTWQVASQLGLAPESLAVDRGAVLVGFAGEDAAAQSLRRLVEAGLPVAEFAPAQSDLEHTFLHLQHPAPAQPATAPTPPPPAPPAATSPATTEGTEAGA, encoded by the coding sequence ATGACCGGAATATTGGTGCAGGACGTCAGCAGGGCCTTCGGGACGGTGCAGGCCGTACGCTCGGCCACCCTCCGCGCGGAACCGGGCAAGGTGACCGGACTGGTCGGGCCCAACGGTGCGGGCAAGACCACGCTGCTGCTCATGCTCGCGTCGCTCCTGGCACCCGACACGGGCACGATCCGCATCGGCGGCGTCGACCCGGCCGAAGATCCGCTCGCGGCCCGGCGACTGCTCGGCTGGATGCCCGACGCCCTCGGCGCCTGGCCCTCGCTCACCGCCCGCGAGACCATCGTCACGACCGCCCGGCTCTACGGCATCACCGCTGCGGACGCCGCCGTCCGCGCCCAGCAGCTGCTCGCCCTCGTCGGCCTGGGCGAGCTCGCCGACTCGCCGGCCAAGGTGCTGTCGCGCGGACAGAAGCAGAAGCTCGGCCTCGCCCGCGCCCTCGTGCACGACCCCCAGGTGCTGCTCCTCGACGAGCCGGCCTCCGGACTCGACCCCGAAGCGCGCGTGCAGCTGCGGGTGCTGCTGCGCCGGTTCGCGGCCGAGGGTCGCACGATCCTCATCTCCAGCCACATCCTGTCGGAGCTCGAGGAGGTCGTCGACGACGCCGTGTTCCTCGTCGCCGGATCGGTGGTCGACGCCGCCCCCGCGCAGAGCAGCGTGCGCGCGTGGCGCATCCGCCTGGCGGGCGTCACCCCGGAGCGTCTGAGCGCCGACACCTGGCAGGTCGCATCGCAGCTCGGCCTCGCGCCCGAGTCGCTCGCCGTCGACCGCGGCGCCGTGCTCGTGGGGTTCGCCGGGGAGGACGCGGCCGCCCAGTCGCTGCGGCGGCTCGTGGAGGCGGGACTACCCGTGGCGGAGTTCGCGCCGGCGCAGAGCGACCTCGAGCACACGTTCCTGCACCTGCAGCACCCCGCGCCCGCACAGCCGGCGACCGCGCCGACCCCGCCACCGCCCGCCCCGCCCGCGGCCACATCGCCCGCGACCACCGAAGGAACGGAGGCCGGCGCATGA